Genomic segment of Candidatus Dependentiae bacterium:
GCGACGACGACACTTCTTTCTTCTATAATCATCATCATGCTCGTCAAGAATAAATAGCGCAAGCTCATCATTTTCTTGTTTTTTAGAGCAAGCATATTTTTGAGATAGAGGCGGGGTATCTAGATCTGTGTCTGACGCCTCAAGGGTAAAAATATTAAGAAGAAAAAAACTAAAAACCAAAAAGCGAACTTTCGACATAAAACCTCAATGTTTTGCCATAAACTATAATAAATCTATCTATTGTCAATACTATCAAAACAAGTGAACTCTTACAACAAAAGCCCTATTTAAAGGGAAATTTGAACATTAAGGCAAAAAAAACGGGCCTAGTTTCCTAAGCCCTAAATTCTAAAAAGCTGCCAGCCAAACAGCCTGAATAACCACTGCCTGTAAAACAATGGCAAAAGTAATAAATGCTATTTTTTGCGAAATTAAAGAAATGCTATTCATACCAGCTTCTCCTCTTTTTTAAAACACCCACTTAACTAATTCAATATTTATTTTTCATCCTCGAGATGGCGTTGCAAGAATTCATTATCTAACTCCCGAGCCGTAGACAATACCTTTCTTGCTTTACTGTAGGAATCATTAACCGCTTGATGCGACAGGTCTATGTCTGATGAACTTATAAAACTAACCCTTCTTGGGCTTTTATCGCTTTGATGATTGCTTAAAGGCCTATTTGGACCAAAATCCGTTCCAACGCGTGGCGATTCTTTTTTTTCTGGCAAAGCAAGCGCTCTAGCCATGATTGCGTCTTTTTCAGACATATTATTTATTGGTTTTTCAAGGAGTGATGGTGGTTTTGGAATTGCATGATGTACTCGAGCAGGCAATTGAGGTCCAACCTGCCATGGCAAAGAAGTCAACTCTTTGCTTATGGTTTTATTTGAACGAGAATCGGTTACCCTAAAAGGACTTCTTTTCGTAGCAACATCTGGAAATACTGTAGATGCAAATTTAAATGCATTTGTTGACTGAGCTGAACTACTTACCTTATCTGATTTTCGTAATACTTTTACCGTTTTTTTAATCTTTGCAGGAGGTAAAAATAAAAAACCTAATTCATCCTGACCATCCTGATCATCTTCGCTCAAAGGGCTAGTCCGACGTCTAAAAACATGGCCTTGATCATCTTGATAAAAATGACCAGAGGATGGCTCTATGTATTGACTTTTTAAAAGCTGAGCATAAAGCTGCCCGCTTAGCCTTTCCTCTTCTTCATCAGAATCAAAGCCTGGATCACTTTTTAAGCTTAATTTTCTTTCTGATGCAACGAGTAAAGATAGTTGAAAACTATTGAATATAAAGCTTGCGACAAAAAAATTAAAAATTATTTTCTTTGAACAAAGTTGAAATTGTTTGACCATAAAAACCCCTTATTAAAAACTTGTCCCATACAGTCAATATAACAAAGAGATAGCAGCAATAGCAATTTCAATCAACAAAACCCTAATTAACCATTGCTTAAAGCAATCTTTTAAGATTGTATTTCTTAGCACTAACTATTAAATATTTATTTTTTATCGTCAGGATTACTTTGTGCTAAATTGTCGTCTAATTGCCTAGCCTGAGACAATCGCTCTTTATTTCTATTTCGACAACCCTTAAACTCTTCACTTAAAAACCCTACATCTGGTGAACTTACGAAACTAACCCTTTTTTCACCTTTTTGATTCTTTTGATCAGCTAAAGGAGCTTTTGAATCGATATCTGGATCCAAAGCTATTCCAACATTGGAGAATTTTTTTATTAAAGGAAAAGAAATTGCACGAGCAAACAGAGCGTCTTGCTTAGCAATATTATTTCTTTGCTCAGGAAAAAGAGATGGCGGCCTTGGAATATTATTATAAGACCGATCAGAAGATGACGCACTTCTTACCGTAGAAAGATCTGGAAATGTTGTAGATAAATGTCCCACTAAAGAACCTTCTTCCCCTAAGGCTTGTTCCCCAGATGCTTTACCAGGGGGTAATACAAGTGGCTCAAGAGATAAAAAATCTTGATATTCCTGATTGTTTACATCCCATCCTTGATAAGGATCAGGGACTGGCGCCACGGCTCCTTCTCTGCCAACAGGATCTACGATTCCATCCAAAAAAGAATCACTGGGCAAAGAGCGAGAAACCCTTCTTTGATATTCTTCATCATAATCATACCCACTCGTACTCGTATGCAATTGTCCAAGATGAAAAAAACCTGCTAAAACAGTAACCACAACCAGATTGAATGTGACTTTTTTTGCAAAAAATTGAAAACGTTCTTTCATAAAAACCCCTTGTTAAAAACTTATCCCATATAGTTTATTGTAACTCAAAGATGGCAACAATAGCAATTTTTATCAAAAAAAGCTTAATTAAAAAGCGTTTTTAAAAGTTTTTATTTTAACTTCTTATCTTGAATAGCAACTCCAAGCTGCTCTAATTTCAGACGCAACTGATCAGACAATGCCCAATCTTTTTCTTGTCTTGCTATATCTCTTTGATCCAAAAGTAACTGAATCTCAGGAGTTATCTCAACTTCTTTGTGAATCATAGGAGCAAGCGTTAATCCCAAAACATTGACTAAAAATGACTTAACCAGGGATTTGGATTTATTGTCTTTTTGCAACAATGGCAAACTTTCAAACAAAACTCCAAAAACTCCAGATGTATTTAAATCATCTTTTAAGCATTCAAGCATACGACTAACTACGAAATCTTGCTCAGTCAAAGATAAAGCAGCTTCTTGAGTCTCTGCAAAAAAATCTACTATTCTTTTATAAGCCGTTTGAGTTGATATTAAATCTTGAAAAGAAAAATCTAATGGGCCTCGATAATGATGCTTTAAAAAGTAAAATCTGACCACCATTGGATCAAACTTTTCAAAAACTTCTTGGAGTGTGAAAAAATTATTGAGAGATTTTGACATTTTTTCTTTATTAATGCGCACAAAAGCATTATGCAGCCAATATTTTACAAAGGGCTCAGGGTACAAACTTTCAGATTGAGCAATTTCGTTTTCATGGTGTGGAAACATTAAGTCCATCCCGCCGCCATGAATATCAATACTACCCTGAAAAATATCATGTGCCATAGCCGAGCATTCAATATGCCAACCAGGCCTTCCCATGCCCCAAGGACTCTGAAAACCGACGATATCATCACGCTTCCACAAAGCAAAATCTAATGGATTTTCTTTGCACTCATCTATTTCAACGCGTGAACCAGAATCTAAATCTTTAATTTTTTGTTTTGATAATTGTCCGTACTGAGCAAAAGATAAAACCCTAAAATAAACGCTACCATCTTTTTGATATGCAGCTCCTTTTTGAATTAATCCTTGAGTAAATGCAATAATTTGCGGAATCATTTCTGTAACTAGCGGCTCAAAATTTGGGACCTTACAATTGAGCTGCTTCATGTCACTACCAAACGCTTTTATATAAGGCTTGGTAATCTCTTTATAGAGCAAAGGATCCCCTAATTCCTTGCTAGCTCTCGTCAAAATCTTATCGTCAATATCTGTAAAATTTCGAGCATATGTAACATCATAACCAAGGAAAGTTAACAATCTATAAACCAAATCAAATGTCACATAACATCTGCCATGGCCAATATGTGGATAATCATAAGGAGTAATTCCACAGACATACATTGAAACCTTACCTTCACGGCTTGGATTAAAAACTTCTTTTTTTTGAGTCATTGTGTTTGTAAAAACAATCATAGAAAAATTCTTTTTTATAAAATAAATATCATTTGAAAAAATATACCCAATTTCAAAAAAAAATAGTATCATAAAACAATCTAAAAGCATAAACTTTCAAGCTGGGTTGCAGCAACCCAAACTTAGATTTCAATTCAGGAGAAAATTGGATGGCACTTGAGAACAAAAAAATTGTAGCGAAGTTATTTCTAGTATCACTTGGTTTTTATTTTAGCACACAAGAAACACAAGGCGAAAAAGAAAAAAACCAACACAGCACAATTAAAAAAGTAACGAAGCAAAAAAGAAACTCATCAAAAAACACTGCAGATAAATCAACAAACACTCTATCTGATCAAGAATTATCTTATCGAGAGATAAAAGATCAAAATGTTTCTAGTGAGATTACAGATACTCTAACAAGTCAAGAAAACACAGATGAAACAACTAACAATTCTCAAGATGTTAAATCTGATTCAATCATTTCACCAAGCTATCTACCAACAACCATTGATTTTACCAAGAGACTATCTCTGCATGATGAACATAGAAAAATCAATGAAATTAACGTTTCTGGAAATATAATTATTTCTAAAGATTCTATTATCAACAGCTCACCTTTAAAGGTTGGTGACGAGTTTAGTTCAAATTACACTGCAACAATGATTAAAAACTTATACAAACTTGGCTATTTTCATCAGGTAAAAGTCTACGCTGCGCCTGTTGGCAAAGACAAAATTAATCTTTTGATATCTGTCCAAGAAAAACCAAAGCTTAAAGATGTAACATTTGTTGGTAACAAAGCTATTTCAGAAAAAGACCTAAAAGCTGAATTAAAAGTGGATAAAATTTCTACTCTTATTCAAGGTGAAATAAAAGCGCTTATCGTAAAACTCAAAAAATATTATCGCAAGAAAAACTTCCACCACGCACAAATAACCGCAGATTTAAAGCATGATTTAGATGGTAGAGTTTCTGTAGAATTTACTATCAAAGAAGGCAAAAAGTCTTACTTAAATCGCATTTCATTTAAAGGAAATAAGCGAATTTCAGGTAAAAAACTCAGAAGAGCTATTTTTTCTAAAGAAGATTGGATTCTTGGACTTCTTGATCATTCGGGTACTTACAATCCTGAAATGTCAGAAGGTGATAAATATATGATTGAAGAATTATATAAAAACCATGGATTCATACAGGCAAAAGTGACTGATACATTAATCGAACAAAATCCTGTAACGCAGGATTATCATATTACGTACACAATCCAAGAAGGTGATCGCTACAGAATTAAAGCTGTAAACGTACAAGGCAATCATCTGGTTAGCGAAGATCGACTTAGAGCTATTATACCTATTTGCGAAGGTCAATATTATTCCCTAGAAAATATACGAAGCGCATTAGAAAATCTACGCCTGATCTGGGGTGAACATGGCTATATTTTTGCAGATATTGAACCGTCAATTGAGACCGATGAAAAAACTAAATTGGTAACTATATCTTTTAACTCCGATTTAAAAGAGCAAGTTTATTTAAATAGATTAACCGTTCGAGGTAACACAAAAACTCGTGATAAAGTTATCCGACGAAACATCTTGCTAAACGAAGGCGAACTAATCACCAATATATTTATGGAGATTTCTAAGTCCTCTGTAAGCCGCCTAGGATATTTCGATCCTAAAAATGGTGTTAATTGGAAAACAATTCGTATTGACAACGCTCATGCCGATTTGGATTTAGTTCTACAAGAAATAAAAACTGGCTACTTCAATATGAACCTAAGCTTTGGGGGATCTCCAACAAATAGAAACTCTCCTCAAACAGGCCTGAG
This window contains:
- the cysS gene encoding cysteine--tRNA ligase, which gives rise to MILFFFEIGYIFSNDIYFIKKNFSMIVFTNTMTQKKEVFNPSREGKVSMYVCGITPYDYPHIGHGRCYVTFDLVYRLLTFLGYDVTYARNFTDIDDKILTRASKELGDPLLYKEITKPYIKAFGSDMKQLNCKVPNFEPLVTEMIPQIIAFTQGLIQKGAAYQKDGSVYFRVLSFAQYGQLSKQKIKDLDSGSRVEIDECKENPLDFALWKRDDIVGFQSPWGMGRPGWHIECSAMAHDIFQGSIDIHGGGMDLMFPHHENEIAQSESLYPEPFVKYWLHNAFVRINKEKMSKSLNNFFTLQEVFEKFDPMVVRFYFLKHHYRGPLDFSFQDLISTQTAYKRIVDFFAETQEAALSLTEQDFVVSRMLECLKDDLNTSGVFGVLFESLPLLQKDNKSKSLVKSFLVNVLGLTLAPMIHKEVEITPEIQLLLDQRDIARQEKDWALSDQLRLKLEQLGVAIQDKKLK
- the bamA gene encoding outer membrane protein assembly factor BamA, with translation MALENKKIVAKLFLVSLGFYFSTQETQGEKEKNQHSTIKKVTKQKRNSSKNTADKSTNTLSDQELSYREIKDQNVSSEITDTLTSQENTDETTNNSQDVKSDSIISPSYLPTTIDFTKRLSLHDEHRKINEINVSGNIIISKDSIINSSPLKVGDEFSSNYTATMIKNLYKLGYFHQVKVYAAPVGKDKINLLISVQEKPKLKDVTFVGNKAISEKDLKAELKVDKISTLIQGEIKALIVKLKKYYRKKNFHHAQITADLKHDLDGRVSVEFTIKEGKKSYLNRISFKGNKRISGKKLRRAIFSKEDWILGLLDHSGTYNPEMSEGDKYMIEELYKNHGFIQAKVTDTLIEQNPVTQDYHITYTIQEGDRYRIKAVNVQGNHLVSEDRLRAIIPICEGQYYSLENIRSALENLRLIWGEHGYIFADIEPSIETDEKTKLVTISFNSDLKEQVYLNRLTVRGNTKTRDKVIRRNILLNEGELITNIFMEISKSSVSRLGYFDPKNGVNWKTIRIDNAHADLDLVLQEIKTGYFNMNLSFGGSPTNRNSPQTGLSFSCSAGDRNFVGSGVDLSTSADISSKYSSLTTTATNPWMFDKPIKGIANAYIKSSEYDDQIDIAQEAPLERIVGGIVGLGYVSKLLGGINVDGNVSAERITYNSKIKAAQKFNKADQTIAQILLDKNFQTGNQISFIGSLTQDLRNGIAFPTNGHQWKWFTQLTVPGWNSRCNTPHLETGPNRNACFNYFKSELDVTWYTPLINEHDLVLCIHANMGIIKPFKGKDAPWKAFYHMGGPTTIRGYLYGQVGPTWKTDSIGATKGFCANVEFIVPLSSNLNTRGVIFYDGGAGWDTPYFNEFSQAAKDAGLSFQKAFSNNNFVYRHSVGIGIRIKSPTPLQVDFGIKLNPSKLFKNELTQMHLNMVHEF